Genomic DNA from Mycobacterium stomatepiae:
TGACCAGACCGGCCGCTTCGAAGCGCTGCGCCACGTGGTCATAGCGGCGGGCGTACTCGCCGAGACCGTGCGACAGCACCACCACGGCCCGCGGCGGCGTGTCCGGCGTCCAGACGTCGTACACGATTCGCACGCCGCCCAGGCCGTCGAAATTCCGTTCGGTGCGGGTCATCGCGGGGTCCTAGTCATTAGGGGCAGCGTAATGGCTCCTGAGGAGCTATTGTCCGAGGCGCTGCGTAGGCTCAGTCGGGTGAGCGTGCTCGCGGAGAACTCCGACGACGCAGAAGTCCCCGCCGCGGGCGGGGGGCACGGCGACTTCTCAGCCCGCGCCGAGCCGTATCGCCGCGAATTGCTGGCGCACTGCTACCGGATGACCGGGTCGCTGCACGACGCGGAAGACCTGGTCCAGGAGACGCTGCTGCGGGCCTGGAAGGCCTACGACCGATTCGAAGGCAAGTCCTCGCTACGAACCTGGCTGCACCGCATCGCCACCAACACCTGCCTGACCGCGCTGGAGGGCCGGTCCCGACGGCCGCTACCCACCGGGCTCGGCGGGCCCAGCTCGGATCCGACCGCCGAGCCGGTGGAACGCCGCGAGGTGCCCTGGCTGGAGCCGCTACCCGACCTGACCCAGGATCCGGCCGACCCGTCCGTGATCGTGGGGTCGCGGGAGTCGGTGCGGCTGGCCTTTGTCGCTGCGCTGCAGCACCTCTCGCCCCGGCAGCGGGCGGTGTTACTACTGCGCGACGTCCTGCAGTGGAAGGCCGCCGAAGTGGCCGACGCGGTCGGAACCACCACGGCCGCGGTCAACAGCCTGCTGCAGCGGGCGCGGTCCCAGCTGGAAGCCGTCGGACCCAGCTCGACTGATCGGCTGGCGGCGCCGGATTCGACCGAGGCCCAAGACCTGCTGGCCCGCTACATCGCGGCGTTCGAGTGCTACGACATCGACCGGCTGGTCGAGCTGTTCACCGCCGAGGCGGTCTGGGAGATGCCGCCGTCCACCGGCTGGTACCAAGGCCCGCAGGCCATCATTACCCTGATCCACCAACAGTGCCCCGCCGAACATCCCGGTGACATGCGGATGATCCCGCTGGTCGCCAATGGCCAACCCGCCGCCGCGATGTACATGCGGGCCGGCGAGCAGCATGTGCCTTTCCAGCTGCATGTGCTGGATGTCCGCCCCGACGGGGTGTCGCATGTGGTTGCATTTCTCGACGACGCTTTGTTCACGAAGTTTGGGCTGCCCCGCTCCCTCTGACGGCGCAGATGTCGATCCCGGGAAGGATGTTGCCATGACGGAGTCCCCCACCGTCACGCCGGTGTCCGGCAAGCCACTCTTGCTGTTGGGCGGCTTCGATATCGGCGACCTCGGCTACGTCGCCGAGGAGTTCTTCGTCTCCGGAGCGGCCTCGTCGTACGCGCCAACCTCGGAGTTGGGTCCCGACGGCCGGTGGGCCGTAACACCGTCCGGCACCGCCGATTACACCGCCCGGATCGTGGTGCTGACGCCGTCCGATCCGGCCAGGTTCAACGGAACCGTGCTGGTCGAGTGGCTCAATGTCAGCGGCGGCATCGACGCTCCCGCGGTGTGGATGATGGCGCACCGCGAGATAGTTCGGGCGGGCTACGCCTATGTCGCGGTGTCGGCCCAGAAAGTCAGGGTAGACGGCGGTGCCAGCCTGCTCGGCTTCGACATGTCGCTGCGGACCCAGGATCCGACGCGTTACGCACCGCTGAGCCATCCGGGCGACGCGTTCTGTTACGACATGTTCTCCCAAACCGGCGAGCTGGCCCGCAGTGCCGACATCTTGCGCGGGATGCCCGCGGATCACGTTGTTGCCCTGGGAGAATCGCAATCGGCGATGTTCCTCACCACCTATGTCAATGCCGTCGATCCGCTCGCCCGGGTCTACGACGGTTTCCTGGTGCATTCCCGATTCGCTTCTGCCGCACCGCTAGACGGCGGCTCGGTCCTCGACGAGTTGCAGCTGAACGTGCCGCAAGCCGTCAACTTCCGGCCCGACCTGCGGGTCCCGCTGCTGACGCTCATCACCGAAACCGACCTGTTCGGCGGCGTGCGGCATGGCTATTACTTCGCCCGGCAGCCCGACAACGAGTGGCTGCGGGTGTGGGAGATCGCCGGCGCCGCGCATGCCGACAACTACACGATCCAGGTCGCGCCGATCGACACCGGCTCGGCGCCGCTGCAGGACATCATGGCCGCCTACGCACCCACCAACATGCTGATGGGCCAGCAGCTCGACCACTACATCAACTTCGCACCGCAGCATCACTACGTCGTGCAGGCCGCGATCTCCGCGCTCACCGCCTGGGTCCGGACGGGTCAGCCGGCGCCGGCCGCGCCACCCATCGAGATGGGCGAAGCCGAACTGCCCCAACCGATTCTGGATTCGAACGGGCTCGCGCGGGGCGGCATCCGGACGCCCTGGGTGGACGTGCCGCTGGCCCGGACGTCGGGTGACGGCGCCGTGGCCGACGATGCCTCCAACGTGATGGCGGCGATCTTCGGCTCCGGCGAACCCTTCGACGAAGCCACCGTGCGCCGGCTCTACCCAGGCGGGGATTCGTAAAGCCCGCGTTCACTTTTCGTCGGCAAGGACGTCGCGCACCGCAGCATCGACGGTACTTAGCACGTCGGAGTCGATGCCGGAGCGGCCGCGCACCAGGATCGAGGCGCAGTTGGGCGCCGGCAGCCCCTCTGCCGGGCACACGCCGTCGGGCAGTTTGCCGATCCTGGGCAGCAGGGCCAACCCGAGACCGGAGCGCACGGCGGCGTAAAGCCCGGCCAGATCGCCACATTCGGCCACGACCTCGTAGTCGACATGCTGCTTCTCGAGCAGGGCGAAGGCCGGCTCGCGCAGGGTGCATGGTTCGGCATAGATCACCAGCGGCAGCGGCTCTCCCCTGTTGAAAGTGAATGTTCGCGCCGAAACCCATTGCAGCTGAACGATTCCCGACGCGTTGGCGCGATCGAGCCCCGATCCGTCGAGCATGATCGCCAGGTCCACCAGGCCTCGGTCGATCGCGTCCGCCAGGGAAACGTTGCGATCCAGCCGGAAGCGCGGGCGCCGGTCGGGGAGGCGTTTACGCAGCACGCTGGTCAGGGCGGGCAGCATCACATCCGCACCGTGCTCGGTGGCACCGACCGTCAGCACCTTCTGCTCGGTCGCGCCGAGGTTGTCGAGCGCCGCGTCGTGCGCCGCCAAGATCGTGCGCGCGTGCCGCAGCACCTTCTGACCCATTTCGGTGAACAACACGCCACGGCCGGAGCGCTCGACCACCGGCTCGCCGACCACACTCTCGACCTTGCGTAGATGCTGGCTGACCGCGGACTGACTCAAGTGCAGGGCCGCGGCGGCTCGGTGAAATCCTCCACAGTCGGCCACCGCGACCAGGCTGCGCAGCGGCGCGATATCGAGTACCTGAGGCATAGCTCACAACCATAGTTCGATCAGCAATCCTGATCAATTATTCGCGCCAATGAGCTGGATATTCCCGCTAATGCGGAAATTCGATCACGATCCATGATCGATCCCGATCGTCAAAAATCGTTGGACGGCAGGGGTGGCGGTTCGCGACGATGGGGGCATGCACCTTCCGCGCATGCCTCTGGGCACCGCTTCGGCGGTGACGCTGACCTATGCGCTCGGGTATCCGATCGGCGCCCTCGCGGTGGCCGAGATGACCCCGATGGCCGTCTTGGCGCTGCGCTTCGGATTCGCCGCCGTCATCCTCGCGTCCTGGGCCATGCTGACCCGAGCGGCCTGGCCGCGCGGGGCGCAGTTCGGCCACGTCATCGTCGCGGGCCTGCTGATCCAGGCCGTGCAGTTCTGCTGCCTGTACGAGGCGCTGCTGCTCGGCGCGTCGGCGGTGCTGTGCGCGGTGGTGATCGCGATGAATCCGGTCATGACGGCCATCCTGGCCACGCTGTTCCTGCGCGAGCCGCTCGGCCGGCTACGGGTCGTTGCCCTGGTGCTCGGCGTCGTCGCGGTGCTCGCCGCCTGCGCCAGAAGGCTGATGGGCATGCACGGCGTCGACCCCGTCATGCTGCTGCTTTTGCTTGGGCTGCTTGGCCTTTCGGCTGGCGGGGTGTATCAGCAGCGGTTCTGCGTGGGCGTGGACTTCCGCACGATGAGCGCGGTGCAAAACTCGGTCGCGTTCGCCCCCGCGGTGGCGCTCACGTTACTCACGCCGTTCGCCGTCCACGACCCGGGCAAGGCCGTCGCCGCGATTGCGGGCATGGTGCTGTTCAACGCCACGCTTGCGGTCAGCATTTACCTGCGCGCCATCAGCATTCATGGCGCGGCGGCCGTGGCGATGCTGTTCGCCATCATTCCCGCCGCCGCTGCGGTGCTGTCCTGGCTGATGCTCGGCCAGCGCCCGGACCTCGGCGTCGCCATCGGCCTGGTCGTCGGTGGCTTCGCCTGCTGGCTGAACAGCTGCGCCGCCAAGCGTCACCGCGCGGAAAAGCCAGACCCCGAGCCGGAATTCGCGCCGGCGCGGCACATGGCGAGTTGTTCAGCGTCCGACTAGGTGTTGCGTACTGGCACGCAGGGCACAGCGGGAACGACCCGGCGCGGATTTGAGCGGCCGAAATTTGTCGTAGGTGGCTGCGAGGATGTGGTTATGTCGTCGAGCGCGTCGTGTGCCGTGGTGGTGAGCCCTAAGCAGCGGCTTGAGGTGTTGTTCGATGAGTTGGCGGAGTTGGCTGGTCAGCGTAATGCGGTTGATGGGCGCATTGTGGAGATCGCCGCCGAGATCGATCGTGACGGGTTGTGTGGGATGACGGGGGCGCGGTCGGTGGCGGCGTTGCTGGGCTGGAAGCTGGGTTCTTCCTCGGCCAATGCCCATACGATCGCCACGGTGGCGCGCCGCTGGGAGGAGTTTCCCCGCTGCACGCAGGGCATGAAGGAGGGTCGGCTGTCACTGGATCAGGTCGGCGTGATCGCGGCCCGAGCGAGCGACGGCTCTGATGAGCATTACGCGGCGTTGGCCAGCATTGCCACCGTCAGCCAGTTGCGTACCGCGGTCACGCTGGAACCACACCCCGAACCGGCCCGGCCGCGGCCGCAGGCCTCGATCACCCAGACCTCTGACGAGGAGCTCACGTGCTGGCGGATCAAACTTGCGCACCCGGATGCGGCGACGTTCGACGCGGCACTGGCGTCTCATCGTGATGCGCTGATCGCCGAGTGGAAGCACGACCACGACGAGGGCGATCGTGCATCGGAGGTGGCGGCGCCGGTGCCGGGCACCCTCGAGGCGTTTATGCGCCTGGTCGAGGCGGGTGGGACGCGGAGGTGGCGCGGCGTCCGCACGGGCAGCACACCACCGTGGTCGTGCACCTCGATGTGGAAAAGCGCGCCGCCGCCCTGCATGTGGGTCCGCTGCTCACCGACGCGCAACGCCACTACCTGACCTGTGATGCCACCGGCGAGGTGTGGTTCGAACGCGACGGCGAGGTCATCGGCGCCGGCCGGACCACGCGGGTGATCAGTCGGCGGCTGCGCCGCGCGCTCGAGCACCGCGACCGCACCTGCGTGGTCCCCGGTTGTGGGGCCACCCGCGGTCTGCACGCCCATCACCTCCAGCATTGGGAAGACGGCGGCCCCACCGAGTTGTCCAATCTGGTCCTGGTTTGTCCCTACCACCATCGAGCACACCACCGCGGCCTCATCACCCTCACCGGACCCGCAAACGATCTCACCATCACCGACGAGGACGGCCAACCACTGAACCCAGGATCACTGGCACGCCCACCCACCCACGCCCCACCCCAAGTCCCACCCTGCCCCGGGCCCACCGGCGAACGCGCCCAATGGTGGTGGTACCAACCCTTCCAACCGATACCACCACCAACAACCAACTAGATAACTCACCAACGCCGATACCCAAACAGGTTGAGGCATAGAGAATTCGCTCGCGGTGCCTGCTGCTATGTGTGGTCACAATTCGCCATGGGCGTCACCCACGTCATGGCCTCATACGAGCAGCCGGCTATCCGGTGACGGGCCGTCGACCGGACGGACCAGGCCGGCACCGGTGATCAGCGGCAAGTCGAGCGCGGACAGCAGTCCGGGCGCGGCCGCACACACCGCGGGGATGGCGTTGACCATGCGCGAGGACCCCGCGATGCGCGCACCCAGGTCGTGGTCGTGGTCCTCGGCCATCTCGAATTCGCACCGCATGGTCGGCGAGCCCTCGATCTCGACGCGATAGACACCGCGGCCCGACGCCAGCCCGAAGCCGAGGTCCTTGGGCGCGAGGCTGATGTGCGGTTGCGGCCAGTCCGGAGCTACGTCGTCGCGCATCCGCGTCACATGGTCGACGACGAAAGTTGGCTTCTCTGCGACGTATCCGGTCAACGTCGAGCGCATCGCCGCGATCGTCCCGGCCTCAATGTGTCCGGTCGGGGTGTCGAAAGACTCGGTGGCCGCGACGCGTTCGTTGCTCTCCTCGATGTTGTCGATCTTGACGCCCAACCCCCCGCGAGCTGGTGCAGCACCGGGCCCCAGCCGAAGGTGAATATTCCCGGCTGGGCGGCGAACGCCTGGTACTCCGGTGGCTTGCCGAAGCCGAGGATCTCGTACACCGCGGCCCGGTCCGGATAGGTGGCGTAGTTGAACATCTCGGTCACCCGCACCGACTCGATGACCCGCGAGACACCGGTAAGTACCAGCGGCAGAACATCATTGGCAAATCCGGAGTCGATGCCAGTCGTGAAGAAGGAAACCCCGCCATCCAGCGCCACCTGGCGCAGCGGATCAGTGAACGCCCCGTCGACGGCATCGGGAAATACCAGCGGCACCACCGAACACGACACCACGTTCTTACCGGATCGCAGGATCGACACCATGTCTTCGACGGCCTCCAGCGGCCGCAGGTTCGCGCCGGCGGCATACACCACCGCGTCCGCGTCACCGGTGAGCATCGCCGCCGGGTCCTGGGTGGCCACCACGCCTACCGGCGCGATTCCACACAGTTCGCCGGCATCACGACCCGCTTTGGCGTCGCTGTGCACGACGAGATCGGTCAATTCCAACTCGGGGTGGTCGATCACGCCTCGCAGGGCGATCACGCCCATCGAACCCGGCCCCCAGACTCCCACCTTCAGCACTTCATCTCCTAATATTAGGGCAGATGTTCTTACATTTTGGACGGATGGTAGGGAGCCGGGCATGGGTACGTCAACCGCCAAGTCGCCGCCGACCGCGCGGGTGATGGACGTGCTTGCCACACTGGCGGATTCGCCGGACGGGCGGACCTCGGCCGAGCTGGCCAAGGCCTGCGGGATCAGCACCTCGACCTGCGCGTTGGTGCTGGCCGAGCTGCAGCGCCGGTCCTGGGTCACCCGGCGCGGCGACCGCCGCTATTGCCTGGGCAGCGGATTGTTTGGGCTGGTGCACGGGCTGCGGATGCAATTCCCGCTGCTGGACCGCGGGCGTGACGCCCTCACCTTCCTGCACCACACCCTCGGCGCGGGCTGTTCGATGTCGAAGATCGGCGGCCGCCACTTGACCACCATCGACGCGGTAGGGCATGGCACCGACGGCGAGCATGCGGTGGGGCAGCGCTTCCCGATCGATCCGCCGTTCGGGCTCGTCGCGATGGCCTGGCGCGACGCGGATTTCGTCACGGCCTGGCTACAGCGGGTGATGCCGCGACTGACCCGCGCCGAAATCGCGCGGCATCAACGGGTACTCGCCGACATCCGGGCCCGCGGCTATGGCGCTTGGCGGTTCGACGACACGCACCAATCGCTGCACCATCGGCTGGCCGGGGTGCTCGCGTCGCTGGAGCCGACCGCGCAGGTCACCCGGCACCTCACCACGCTGATGACAATGGTGACGCTGCGATCGACCACTGACACTCTCGAAAAAGACCTGGCGTCAACAGAATTCGTGGTATTGCCGATTTTCGGTCAGCAGGGGCAGCCGGAATACCAAATCGAGATCCATCTGGGCGGGTCGGCGGGGTTGACGCTGCCCGCGCTCGACGCCGCGCTGGAACACGCGCAGGGACTGATTACCTAGCGCCCCTTGGTCACGCGCGAGAGCGCGCGGCGGCGCCCAGAGGGATGGGCGGGCGAGCACTACGGCATCCCCGTGCAGTCCACCATTGACGCCATCACGCTGACCGACCGACTCGAGGGCATCATTGTCGACCCGGTCTACGAAGGCAAGTCTATGGCGGGCCTGATGGACCTCGTCCGCTCAGGTGAGATCGACGCTAAGTCAAAGGTTTTGTACGCCCACCTCGGCCGTCAGCCAGCGCTCGACGCCAATAGCACAATCTTTGACGCGACCACCACACCAGCCAGAACGACGATCTGAGCGTCGACGGACAGCGTCGTGATTCTGACGAATTATTGACGCGGCTACCATGATTCACGAACCCAACCGTTGTCGGCCACGGATCCGGTTAGTACCGAAGATGAATGAGGTCGGTGTTGCCAAGTCAACTCTGGAGTGAGTGTTGCGCGCAAGCCAGTTCGTAAACAGTGTGACTCTGTTGCACGACAAGGTCCCCGACTTCGATACTTACCCGTTCTCATTGCCACTGGTCCGAGCCATGGAAGCGATCGAGTTGCATCCACAGATCACCTTCTTTATGGGCGAGAACGGGTCTGGCAAGTCCACATTGCTCGAAGCCATCGCGGTGGCGCTGGGCTTCAATGCCGAAGGAGGTAGCCGCAACTTCACGTTCTCAACGCGCGCCTCGCATTCGCAGCTGCACAACTACTTGCGCGTCGCCCGCGGAGTTCGCAAACCGAAAACGGGTTACTTCTTGCGTGCGGAGAGCTTCTTCAAGATCGCGACAGAGATCGAACACCTCGACAATGAGCCAACGATTGGTCCGCCGATCATCGGCGGCTACGGGGGCCGCTCCCTGCACGAGCAATCTCACGGCGAGTCATTCCTGGCGCTCATGACCAATCGATTCTTTGGCAACGGTCTTTACATCCTCGACGAGCCCGAAGCAGCGCTGTCGCCCGCGCGCCAACTGGCCGTCATGGCCCGACTGCACGACCTGGTGCGAGAGGGTTCGCAATTC
This window encodes:
- a CDS encoding DMT family transporter — its product is MHLPRMPLGTASAVTLTYALGYPIGALAVAEMTPMAVLALRFGFAAVILASWAMLTRAAWPRGAQFGHVIVAGLLIQAVQFCCLYEALLLGASAVLCAVVIAMNPVMTAILATLFLREPLGRLRVVALVLGVVAVLAACARRLMGMHGVDPVMLLLLLGLLGLSAGGVYQQRFCVGVDFRTMSAVQNSVAFAPAVALTLLTPFAVHDPGKAVAAIAGMVLFNATLAVSIYLRAISIHGAAAVAMLFAIIPAAAAVLSWLMLGQRPDLGVAIGLVVGGFACWLNSCAAKRHRAEKPDPEPEFAPARHMASCSASD
- a CDS encoding MarR family transcriptional regulator, with amino-acid sequence MGTSTAKSPPTARVMDVLATLADSPDGRTSAELAKACGISTSTCALVLAELQRRSWVTRRGDRRYCLGSGLFGLVHGLRMQFPLLDRGRDALTFLHHTLGAGCSMSKIGGRHLTTIDAVGHGTDGEHAVGQRFPIDPPFGLVAMAWRDADFVTAWLQRVMPRLTRAEIARHQRVLADIRARGYGAWRFDDTHQSLHHRLAGVLASLEPTAQVTRHLTTLMTMVTLRSTTDTLEKDLASTEFVVLPIFGQQGQPEYQIEIHLGGSAGLTLPALDAALEHAQGLIT
- a CDS encoding AAA family ATPase: MEAIELHPQITFFMGENGSGKSTLLEAIAVALGFNAEGGSRNFTFSTRASHSQLHNYLRVARGVRKPKTGYFLRAESFFKIATEIEHLDNEPTIGPPIIGGYGGRSLHEQSHGESFLALMTNRFFGNGLYILDEPEAALSPARQLAVMARLHDLVREGSQFIIATHSPILMAYPDAVIYACSEAGINPISYRDTEHYQITHQFLVNPEPMLRALFDD
- a CDS encoding LysR family transcriptional regulator, producing the protein MPQVLDIAPLRSLVAVADCGGFHRAAAALHLSQSAVSQHLRKVESVVGEPVVERSGRGVLFTEMGQKVLRHARTILAAHDAALDNLGATEQKVLTVGATEHGADVMLPALTSVLRKRLPDRRPRFRLDRNVSLADAIDRGLVDLAIMLDGSGLDRANASGIVQLQWVSARTFTFNRGEPLPLVIYAEPCTLREPAFALLEKQHVDYEVVAECGDLAGLYAAVRSGLGLALLPRIGKLPDGVCPAEGLPAPNCASILVRGRSGIDSDVLSTVDAAVRDVLADEK